The DNA window ATCTTTGCACTTTGAGATTCAGCCCAGCTTCCTGACCACAGCGCCCAAATCCTTGCAGCATCCAGCTTCCATCTGCACCTCGGATCCAAGCCTCTGCACCCTTGTTGTCCATCACCTGGCCTACTGCCCCTTACGTCACTCTGCTCTTCCTTGGCTtaagtaaaatgtattttcactTCTGGACTATTATTTTCTAGGCTTTACCAGTCACtttggcaaaaaagaaaaaaagaaaagaaaaagaaaaaaaagcctattTGCCCTCCGATTGCCCTCTGTCATGTCTTTTCTTCCTGGTGTGGGCCAAACCTTTGGAACCACCTGCCTTTGATGCTTTTCTGACTGTCCACTGAGTTGAGAGCTCCACGAGGGCGGAGGCTGTGTTGTTTACTCACAGTGTGAGAGGAGCTGCTGGGAAGATGTGTGCTAAGTGAATGCACACAAAATAGATCTTTTGAGAGAAAACCCGTCCACACAAGAATCATGCAGGGATGACAAACCACTAGATAATAGGATTTGATGTGTTGTTCCTGTCAGAGAGGGGAGGTGGGCTTTTGTCAGGGTATCATGATGTGCCAGTCCCGCCTCCTCAGCACAAGCAGCAGGTCCCATAGTAAAAGATGAGCTAATTTGTGGGGAGCTTTTCAAATGCTCTATGAAAGTATTAAAACTATTAGGCAAGCAAGGGAGAGTCAAAGAAATGGATGATATGCCTGGACAGAGAAAATAGTTAAAGAACTGGTTTTTTTTCAGAGAAGCAGTCAGAGAGTGTACAATAGCTCCTGCTTGTATGGAATGAGAGGAAtctggaggggggaggggaatggagggagggaggaagggatggagagaaagagaggtggagaaggagagggagagagacagagatcctTGAATGAAATGGATAAAATTAACACTGAGGTTTATTATCTGCTATGTATAATCtgacaataaaaaaatatttaccaagCACTCTGCAGTTTAGGGACATTTTTATGTACATAGTTTATCTCATTTGATAAGACCATTGAATGACAGGACAGCTCAGTGGACAGTCTACACAACCTAGTGTCAAGATACCTCGGTCTGCATCCTGTGCTGTTAACAGCCAGCTATGGCTTTTGGAGAGTTCCTTTGCGTCTCAGGAACTTGAGTTACCTTTTGATGAGATAAGGGTATTAGATGGTGTGGTCCTTAAAGTCATTCAGTTCACGCATCACAGTGACTTCTGCTTAACTGATGTCACGATTCTTTCCTTCTAGATCTAAGACAAAATGTTCCCACTTTGGAACTTTCTCGAGCATCAGTGCAGCTTTTTGACTCTTCCACTGGTGTTCCCAAAATCCAATTGTCTGAGTGATCCCTGTCTTAGGTGCTGAGGTAAAGAAAGAACATTCTGGTTCTCTGTGGTGTAGCAGTCCCTCCCCTTTAACTGAGCTTTTCTGATGCAAGTTCTGACTGTACCCCGGGTCGGAGGTCTCTCCCACTTCTTCTTACACTGTGATCCCTCCCACACCGCCACCAAGGACAGCTAACAACCTTCCTATGTTTCACGTTAGAACTCAAGGAGAGGTCTTCAGTGACCAATTTAGTAAGTGTTTTTCAGTCTTCGTGGGAGAAGGCTGGGGGCTTTCCCTGTATTGACATACCTAGTTCCCTCTTTAATATTTGCCTGCCATCTCTGTACCCTGCTAGCCAAGGAAGATATGCATAGGGGTGTCTGGATAAAAAGGGATGGAATGTTTGGGCGAGCAACCTTTCTAGTCCAGAATATAGAGGAACATTACAtgtttctatttccccttctatATCCTTGGTACCTTTTCGAGAAACCAATCTATCGGTACTTTTCATTCTTTGTGCACATCATCTGAGGTCTTGTTTTGTCCTTGATCTCAGCCAAAGAGACTGAAGGGCAgtgatgtctctgtgtgtaaatTCCAGGTCCCTGGACTATGACCCGTGTGAACTTAAAGATGAAAGCTGTTATGGTCAGACATTGAAATAAATTTCTTCTTTCCAGTCACAGCTTTCCAATGTGAAAATGGTCCCTTTGTAATGCAGATGTGGGTATTTGAGCCATGATCGCAAGATGTCATATACTCTCATGAGCCTGAAGAATTCAACCCATGATATTAAATGAGAAAGATGCTCTGGAGTTCAGAAGCACCAGCAGGGATGGGCATTCTTCCACTGGTCCCCAGCCTGTTAGTATTCAGGGCAAGCTACATACCTTTCTGCCTGCTGcatcttctctcctcttttttttttgaataataaATACTTAGAGTTACATAAGATATAAGCTCAGCTGCAATGAGAGTTGGTGTCTAATGGTTCATCTGCCGCCCCCCCCCCTGCTTTGGTCTTCAGCTGTTGTCTTAGGCAAGCTCCTTCAAGAGAGAATGTCAAAGCCAGGCTGAATTTTGTTCTTAATGACATATTTAGGAATGTCTCAAAGTCAAGTTGATTACAGACATACCGGGTTTATCTTCCTTTGGCTGGTTTTGCTTTGCTGCCGTGCTTATAGCTGTGTGCCATCCACACACATCCTCTGTGCCTACCAATCAGACAGGCTACTTCCACAGATCACTGCCTAGAGACCATGACCTTATTACCAACTGCACCTTAGACTGCACAGAATATATTTCTAATCCAAAGGGAAAAGTGTATTGAGAGTCAGTCGCAAGACAAGCTGAAGACTTTCTTGCTGGTTCCTTTCTTTCCGGGAGGCAGCTTCCTTAAACATCGTTTTTTACAAGTCAACGAAAAAGCCCCATAGTTTTCAGCACCATGGACTCTATATTCCCCTGCCTACAAATCTAGAACTTCACACGTTAGCGGAGACGTTAAGACAAACCTCATTTTCTATATGCCTCCTTTGCAAACGGCTTCTCTCTGCTCGGTCTCTTTGCATCCCTGATGCGTCAGCCCTTTCTTCCTCACCCTTTCTAGGGGCTCTCTGGAGAGGCAAAGCGCCGCCAGTGGAGCTGAGCCCGCAGACCTGCCTTCTGATTGGCTGCCCGGCGCGTGGCTGGGCTATAAAAGAGACCCCTACAGGCTTGGGAGCTAGAGGCTCCGAGGATTCTGGCCGCATCTTTGCCTAGCAGAAGCTACTGTGCTCAAAATAGAAACCAGCACTCCTTCTGCTGCCTTTCTGTCCTCGCTGCGAATCCCACAGTTAAACACGATGTGCAAAGGGCTTGCAGGTCTGCCGGCTTCCTGCCTGAGGAGGTAAGATTGCTTTCTGTTACTGGCTAAAGTTCTGCATAGACTTTCTCAGTGACTTGCATGCTTTGCAATAGCTTCTCTCTAGGACTATCCAGACACTTTGATTTAGGGAGCAGGATCCTCAGATGCTGCTTCCCGTGTGTTTTATTTCGCATGCCTTTAGTTTGGAGACTGGTTCTGACTTCTAAGCTTGGTCCTTTAGTCAAGACGTTTGGATTACAAAGCAATAGGAGGTTTGGAATGTATCTGCACTCTTTTTGGTGATTCTTGTCCCTGTTTGAACATTGCTGAGCACCCAGAATTACGGCTCTCTGATAACACACTAGTTCTTGTGTGGGGGAAGAAACCCCAGAAGGAAGTTTGGAAACATTGTTAGGAGGCTTTTTGTGGCATTCTGCAGTCCCCATCTCTACCTTCACACAAGCAAGTGTGAGAATAAGAGAGGCTTTTCCAAACCAGATCCTATCTCTCTACCCCAACTCCAGCTGTTGATGCGAGAGGTGGCTGAGAAATAAATACTGATTGTAACATATCAGCTTAAAGTTTTAGAGGCACCCCGTGTCTTTTTTTTAAGGGTATGAATAAATCATTTCACAGAGCACTTACATAGTAGctggtttaaaataaaacaggaggCTAGTGTGTATTACATGCTTTTCTCTTGAAATTAAAGATCATAAGTGGGTCCCTCTGTGGGTTTACCAACTCCTCCTACCCCCCCTCCCCAAAGCATAGCATTTGTGTGTTACTGAGCCTGCCTTCCCCACATTCTACCATTCAGGAGTATAAACACAtcaatcacttttttaaaaagggagggcatctggaggagagcaagaaggcAGCAGATGCCTTTTCACCTTCACTCTTAAGTCCCGGAGTTAACTGAAGTGAGCAATTCCAAGCTCCTGTCACATTATATAAAATTAGCCATGCAGAACTTAAGAGTGTCAGGACTTAGGTTTGCCTCCAACAAATAGTTTTGTGGACAGATGGAAGGAAGCATGTAAAAGGCTAAGCAGCTCTCATCTTCAGTGCAAGGGGTTGCTGGGGGTCTTATGTGCTCAAGTCACATGATTGGTGGTGGCAGAGGAAGGACCCCATCCAGGTTACCTGCCTCCAGTGACTTCTGatgtcacttttgtttttatttttatgattctgTTGTGATACAAGGTACTGGCAAGCATACTTTCAGCTCTTTTAGAAATGCACTTATTTTGTTAGTGTTAGCAGCAGCTGCTGGGGCTCAGGCAGAGGCAGCACACAGAGATAGGAGGTCATTTCTCTTTGGGCTGGATTGCAATGCATGCAAAGCATCACTTTAGAACCGTCCCAGCTCTGGTGATTTTATCTTGCTGTCACTGGGGAGGACTTTGTCATCAGTCAGAAgctgaggaaaaagagaaaggaagacagccTTGTGAGGGATGGAAAAGTACTACTTAAAGGGCAGCCCAAGAACAGTGCTGAGAAAATCCACTGATAAGCTACTGTTGTGGCAGCATCCACCCTAAAATGCCACTGTGCAGCACCCTTCTTTTTTACCTTCCAGGCAAGAACAACTCATTCTTTGTTGCCTTGGGAACACCATTTTTCTTAAACTATTTCATGGCTTCTGTAATAAAAgagataacaataataataaaaaactatcAAGAAAGAACGACGGAGTTGAGCTGGAAGTTTAAGTAGTCAGAAACTCTGCTATACCCTGGTTGCCTATTAAATGGTGGCAGTAAACTGGAAACTGCTCTAATTAAATAATTACTCACCTCAGTGATGACTCTGTCTTGCTTCTCCTATCCCAAAGCCTCAAAGACCTTTCTAGTGTGCATCTCTGTGTAATGCAggtttttcttctctccccacccccctctctatctgtctgtctgtctgtctgtctgtctgtctgtctctctctctctctcttttattgcttttgttgGAGATTGCTTAGAAACAAGCCTGATGGGGCTCAGCTTTCAGCCTGAGCATTTgtgtcatttctgctcctctttTCAGGGATACACACATAAGCTTATGCTCTGTACATGTGGGCACATGCGcacacatgggtacacacacacacacacacacacacacacacacacacacacacacacatgcttaggAACTGCTTGGCTACCACACTCAAGGCTGGCTGAACTCATTTTCAGTTTATTGAGGTGCTTCCATagcttgctggaggaaatgtTCCATAAGGAGAAGGTGTCATGTTTTGCAGTTTCTGCATGCATTTCAAAAGAGCAGCCACTTATTAGCACTGTTTCACCAAAGATATCAAAGGTCAGAGGCAGACACAAAGCAATCTTCTCCTGGGAGTTCATGCTCCTGCAGCTCCCCTAAGGAAGCTGCTTCTGACCCACACAGCTGTCATGGACTCTCAAGCACCCACAAGTCTCTCTTTTAAAGAAatctgtttttcatgtcaattctTGTCTTCTTTCTTGCAGTGCAAAGGATATGAAACACCGGCTGGGGTTCCTGCTGCAAAAGTCTGATTCCTGTGAACACAGCTCTTCACACAGCAAGAAGGACAAAGTTGTCACTTGCCAGAGGTGAGAGAAATGGCTTTGGTGAGGTGCTATTGGGTATTAACTGTCTAGTGATAGAGATGATGCACAAGAAGAGTGATTGCCAGGAAGGCAGGCCCTTAGTTGAGCCAGATTTGGATTAAGATGGCCTCCATTTCCAAGGTGAGGGCACACAattataatttcagcacttggatcatgagttcaagaccaacctgagaTTTATAACAAGatcttacaacacacacacacacacacacacacacacacacacacagagagagagagagagagagagagagagagagagagagagatgggggctCCATTTTCGTGGCAATCATAATTAGATTTTAAATCtctacatattttatgaaaaaggTATCCTAGTAAACAATAGATCATATCTCatcttagatttttgtttttgcttcagtTCCATGATATGTATTTGAAtcattcttttttctgtattatcTTCAGGGTGAGCCAAGAAGAAGTCAAGAAATGGGCTGAATCACTGGAAAACCTGATCAGCCATGAATGTAAGTAACCATACCTCTTTCTCTCATCACAAAATAAGCACatccacacagagagagggacaggatGAGGACAGCAGTACTCTGTATTAGGCAAAGTCATCTCCTAGCATGTCAATTTAGAGGGGACTGCAAAGAAGGCCTGggttgcctctgtcttccaaaatCAGGTCTGAGCATTTTAGTTTTATAGCTGATATGTTTCCGAGCATTGTCAAATTCAATGGAAAGTGTATTCAGGAAAAATCTGGATCATCAGTAAGAAAACCATCCCTCCCATTGCATAGACAAAAGGGCAAAAGACAAGATTCATATAATGAGATCTTCTAGCACAATGGACCACAACTCTCATTTCAAACCCACTTTGGCAGTTGGGAGCCACAGAGCTATTTCAGAATTACAGTTCTTTGTAAAATGATTCAATCTTGAGAAGAAATCCCTGTATAAAATAGGATCTTCTAGATATCAAATATTAATTTGGGCTTCCCTCTTTGACCTCCAAAAAGGGAATGAAGAGGGAGTTTCTTCACCTCACACTTGACTTCCTGAGTACCTTGGCTTTATTTGAAGTGTTCTATCCAGCTAGTCAGCCAGAGTGGTGACTGTGGCTCTTTGTCCTCTCTCACAGGTGGCCTGGCAGCTTTCAAAGCTTTCCTGAAGTCAGAATACAGTGAGGAGAATATTGACTTCTGGATCAGCTGTGAGGAGTACAAGAAAATCAAGTCACCTTCTAAACTAAGTCCCAAGGCCAAGAAGATCTACAATGAATTCATCTCAGTGCAAGCAACGAAAGAGGTAAGTTTCCATGGCAGAGAACTTTCTAGATCTTAGTGAAGATTCCTAGGAGTGGCATTCAGTGTCGGGGGAATCTTTAGATGTCCTAGTTAAATGAAACAATGGGATAGATTTTTACAAACTGAACAACATTTCAAGTAAATGTATTAGGAAAAGAAGTTAATTTTTTCATGTGATTTCAATGGTTCTCCTTAGTAAATATAATCATAAATCTCTCCAATGTGAAAGGcagtaaaggaaaataaagtgcTCTTCCCACTTAAGAGCAGAACAAACCTTTTATATTCTCATATATGCCAGGGCAGAACCAATGTCCCGAGCTTCATTTCTGGGAGGAATATAAAGGAAGGTTCCCTGCCATTTCTGGTTGAGTATAAAAGCCTTCAGCCTCCTCTCTTCAACAGGGATCTAGATCTAACACAACCTTGGTCTTTGTACTTCAGGTGAACCTAGATTCTTGCACAAGGGAGGAGACAAGCCGCAACATGTTAGAGCCCACGATAACTTGTTTTGACGAAGCCCAGAAGAAGATTTTCAATCTGATGGAAAAGGATTCCTACCGCCGCTTCCTCAAGTCTCGATTCTATCTCGACTTGACCAGTCCTTCTAGCTGCGGGGtagagaagcagaaagcagccaAGAGTTCTGCAGACTGTGCCTCCCTATTCCCTCAGTGTGCCTAATTCTCACACCGAGGCAGAGAGTAGAAATACCAAGACTCTATGCTCTGGAAAATCTGAGGCCAAATATTGATCTGTATTAAGCACCAATGCTTCATCCACATTGTAGCCTAGCGTCCATGCTGCCTGCTGTGTGCGAGTCACTCCCATGTAAAACTAGACTTAGTTGCGGTGTTGGGGTTTTCATTGGGAAATGACCCAATTCATGTCAAATGTTCCCAAGTTTCCTTAAGGGTGTCATGTGAGCAAGTCTCCAAGTAACAGCCCTGTAGGTGTGGATTTTCAAAGATTGCTGGCAGTCCTCCCCTTCCCAGCAGTTTGACCTCAAGTTAGTTGGTTGGTCCACTTTATGTGACCACACGTGCACATGCAATGTCAGCCAGCAGCACTTCCTGTAGATTCTCGATGTTTAGGTGAGAttggtgtatgtgtatatgtatatattaaatatatataatatatgcatatacattttgtatatattGTACTTATGTATCCaaatgtatgtgaatgtatatctgtatacattcacacatgcacacacatttctaCAAGAGTAGATGGGAAAGACCCTAGGTGCTCAAATTGGAGTATGTATACATGCTTCCACGCATGTTCTGATCTCTGGTCCTTCATACTTTGTTTGAACAGGGCAAACGAAATTAACTGCCATGTGGGCTAAGAAAGGAACACTGACTTGTGGAAAACAAGTTCTGTAAAACCATTGGGTCTTGATGGGGAATAATCAGGACTTCATGTTTAAGCACTGATGACAGCCTCCACATTGAGCACTAAACTAGGGGGTGAATACTCTGGAAACTCTACTGGCTGACACAAAACTGCCTTGTATCAATATCACGACTGGCACTTTGAAGTCCCTATGCTGATGGCCTTCCTCCTTTGCCTAGGTGCTCAGGGCCTGCCAATTAGCAGCTGGATTGGTCTGGAGTTGGGAGATGGGATATTTGAGCTGAATGAAGGAAAGAGGTCCAGGCCTTGATGACTATCCCTCTTGTGAGCCACAGGCTATGACCTAAAGATTGTcctatttctttcctctcttgatAAGGTGCTTGCCTATTCCCACCCCCTGAGAGTGTCAACTGTCAGATGAGCCTCCTTAGTTTACTGTGGTTGGTGGTTCACTTTCAGATCCATGGCCTGGCTCAAGGCTACATGCCTACATTAGCAAAGCTTCGTCTtggaaaggttttgttttataaGGAGGAAGTTTTCCCAAACTGAAAAGCCCTCCTTGCTTTTCTGCTTTGAGGTAAGACCTTGTCCATCCTACCCCAAACATCGAGGCtagcagagaaaataaagagagaaGAGGACAGGATATCAGTTGGTAGGACTACTGTTTGGAACTTATCAAGGCACGTGAAATACTTGAAAATTTCTCATTTGTGTTATTTATGATGTTGTTTTGTACAATGTTTATATTATTGTGTTGTTTTATAAATGGAGGTACAGGATATTACCTGACTTACTGATGAATGCCCAGGAAGtaattttcttctcattcttctgaaACTACTGCTtttgagagcacacacacacacacacacacacacacacacacacacacacacacacacacacacggtacccATTGCTCCAATCTAAATCAAATGCATGAGAACCACTGTGGCTAATAAGCCAATGTGCTGGGCTGCAATATTAAGACACTGGAGTAGTGTGTATCCAAATCTCATTGTATTAAGGAAATTGCTTTTCTAACTGTACCCTTCTTGTCTCTCTGTCCTGCTTGTAATGTCCCCACAACTTCCCATCAGTGTTCTCCATCCCATTTTTGTTAAACACAGTTCCACAATCTTGTTTGTACAACTCTTTGGTCTGGCCCCAATATTATATCTTTGAGATTGTGCCTGTACTCACAGACTGCTGTCTCACAAATAGGTCTGGAAAGTCATTCCGAATGAgaagtaaattattttatgtaaatacatTTTGAGTGTGTTTTCAATTGTATTTCCATTGCTCTTTGATATGGTGATCCTACCTGCTGCTGGGCCATGCAGAGACACTCCTGCCATATGCATGCCTGTTTCCATCATGTGCTTTATGGGCCTCAACATTGATGCTTCCAATGAAGCACACATACCTTgatattaagaataaataaatgcttcctACAAAACAATCTGCTTGGAAACATTAATGACCTGGAGAGGCACGTTGTGAGAAAGAGCAGGGTATAGGATGCCTTTAGAAAACGACTCACACTGAGTCTTTGGCCCCTTCCCTGCCaattctgggaaggaaagcaGAAATGGCATCGGTTATGCTCTGGTTCGTTTCactgctctgcctgcttctgttcaCAGACCCAGGGCTGCTCTACGTTCGGAGACTGCTAGGCAGATTTGGTGGTCTGTTTGCAGGTTTTCAGTgggctttaaaaacaaacaaacagacagacagacaataacAACAGGGTCTCATGCTGTATTCtgggctggcttgaaactcaacTGTGAAGCCTAGTTTGTACTCAAATTCATTTTGATCCTcttgtctcaacctcccaagGGTTGGAATGACTGACACAAACTTTCCCTGCCCAGACTCAATAGGGTTTTAAGGGATAGGGCCCACATTCTGAGCAGCTGTCTGCTTTCATCTACCTGTCTGAGTGACAGAAGGTGGATCATGGGGAAACCGAGAAGGCTGAGGTAGCTAGATGTGTCCGGGAGGCAGCTCCCAGCCACAGCTGCTCAATATCCTTTTGGCCCTTTGCTGATTTCTGAGGAAGAGGTCACAGAATCTGGAATCAGTGCTTTATCATGTCATAAGACCTCCATtttctggttctttcctttcctaTTATAAGAGTTGTGCTCACAGGGCAATAGGCATAGATGACTGTAGACATTTTTGAGTAACAATCCTTCTACAGTTCTGGCAGAAACCCTGGATCCTATACTTAGAAAAGTACACAAAGGAAGCCAAATTTCtcataaatatttatacaaaatgtTTTCAACCCACCTCTCCAAACATGGATTGAGATCTCTCTGTTCTCCTTCTCATGTGCTCTTGCTTCTCACAACAGCCCTGAGGTAGAGATGTCAATCATGAGCTCTTTTACAGATGAGGTAACtaacacaaagaaaaagtcaCTTGCCATCATGCAAGCAATGGAGCTGGGATGTGCACTGAGGCATTATGGTCCATGAAGGACAAGCCAGAGATTCGCAGCACCCTCCAAATAGCCACATACAGATGGACTAAAAGCACCAAAAGGTGTCACTTGTAGTCATATCAATCAAGAATGGATACAAAACATATTCACTAAGGAAAAGGGAGACCTTTTCCTTTCCGGCAATTTCTCAGGCTATACATTCCAGAATGTGCAGGCACACGATGGAGGAGTGTTGGTCGTTAGATAGTGTGTGGGTTCTTGGCTGTAACACTACTACACTACTACTCAGATCAATACTGAGATCTGCCTTTTTAAATACTGCACTATTAATTTGTGtgtttggtggtagtggtggtcgTGGGTTTGGGTGGGGGGGTTCCAAAATGCGGTATCAGATGCCTTATTCATCTCTATAGTGGTCTAAAAACACAAACTAGACTTTGTTGGGGGATTCTTCACAGTGTGCCTTGCACTgtgttttagaaatttaaatttttataaagatgacaggaatagaagaaaagaaaaggggagaaagaaagaaaagacatgggGAATAAAGAACCAACTATGTTTTAGCTCAGGTGAAATACATGGGCAAAAAAAGGAATCATTCCAGCAAAGTAAATCTGAGTCAGGTCATGTAATGGATGTGACCAGTCAGCTGCAGAAGCCAGCAGTAGATCCACTAAATAGCCCCAGCCATCCCCGTTTAGAGGCTGAATTCAAACCAAGAATCTGCACAGGTCTTTAAACACAAGatgataagttaaaaaaaaaaaaaactgttgtttTAGTTGATACTGTTTTGCTTCTTTTATGCCTACATGGTTCATAGAAATGACATGAGAAAGGAAAATACTgggattttttcctttctgttagaTATGAGAAAATTGGGTGTGATGGCTTAGTAATCATTTACCTTTAGAGCCCAATTTCGATTGTTTATGCAAGGGGCTAAGGGAGTCAATATGAAAGGCTAATGGCTAATACTGATGAATGATGCTTGGAGAGAGGATAAGGCTTCCAAAGGAAGCTGACAAGTGCAAGGTCTCACCTTACATGCACGCCATGAGTTCTGAGGGCCAAGTAGGGGCCAAAGGCTACATTATCTTGTTTAACCCTGGAGCAAGATGGTCTCAGTGCTGCTTCATCACAGATGGGACGTCTTGGATACAGGAAAGTTCTGAGATGTACCCAGTAGTATATACTCAGAAAAGAGGTAGAGCTTGAGTCTAATCCAGTGTTTACATCTTTCATTagttgagaaagaagaaagggagagggaaagagaaaaatagcgAGATAAAATGATAAGACAAATGGAgcaaagatggaaagagaagaaaaagaaaggggccaaggaaatggaagaaagggacaggaaaaggagagggaatcAAAGGTAGCTTTTTATGAAACAGGACGAAACGCAAACCACCCGTCATCTCCATACATAAGCTGGCTGGAGCACTGAGCACTTCTGGGGTTTGCCTATGTCTTGTCTGCAATGGGGCAAGTGGGAATTATCCCCAGATCTTGTCAGAGGTGCATTTTGGAAGCCAGCATTAGATACTAAGGACAGCTCTAAGCGTCACTTTCCTGGTTCCTCTTTGTTCTCTGAACTTGCCAGATTAAATACCATTCTTAGAGCAGCAAATAGACAAgtgcataaaacaaaatttaaaaaggataaaagCTATCCTAAACTCTTAGACTCTGATTTGAATttacagggggtgggggtgggggtggggcattaCACAACAAAGCATGCAGGAATTACATGCAGCCAGGACCACAGCTGGAAACAGGCATGAGCCCATGGTCCTCCTCACGTTCCTGCCTCCCCTCTGGGAGGAA is part of the Cricetulus griseus strain 17A/GY chromosome 5, alternate assembly CriGri-PICRH-1.0, whole genome shotgun sequence genome and encodes:
- the Rgs4 gene encoding LOW QUALITY PROTEIN: regulator of G-protein signaling 4 (The sequence of the model RefSeq protein was modified relative to this genomic sequence to represent the inferred CDS: inserted 4 bases in 2 codons; deleted 1 base in 1 codon), coding for MSSVPLRGSLERQSAASGAEPADLPSDWLPGRGWAIKETPTGLGARGSEDSGRIFAXSRSYCAQNRNQHSFCCLSVLAANPTXLNTMCKGLAGLPASCLRSAKDMKHRLGFLLQKSDSCEHSSSHSKKDKVVTCQRVSQEEVKKWAESLENLISHECGLAAFKAFLKSEYSEENIDFWISCEEYKKIKSPSKLSPKAKKIYNEFISVQATKEVNLDSCTREETSRNMLEPTITCFDEAQKKIFNLMEKDSYRRFLKSRFYLDLTSPSSCGVEKQKAAKSSADCASLFPQCA